The following coding sequences are from one Prochlorococcus marinus CUG1438 window:
- a CDS encoding high light inducible protein produces the protein MSNSGVTNESGGRQNMFPSETRPYIDKSVSYDGYPQNAEKVNGRWAMVGFIALLGAYITTGQIIPGIF, from the coding sequence ATGTCAAACTCAGGCGTTACAAATGAATCAGGCGGAAGACAAAATATGTTCCCTTCTGAAACCAGGCCTTACATAGATAAATCGGTATCATACGATGGATATCCTCAAAATGCAGAAAAAGTTAATGGCAGATGGGCTATGGTTGGCTTTATTGCATTATTAGGTGCTTACATAACTACAGGACAAATTATTCCAGGAATTTTCTAA